The region AATAAAGCTATTGCTGTCTTTACACCTGACATCCCCAGACTTAACCCAACCGAAAAACTATCCATACTCACACTTATAGAAAAAAATAGCAGCCCGATTCCCGCGGGCTTAACAATTTTTTTGACTTCGTGGTTAAAGGCGGTGAAAACCATCTGTGAACCAATCGCAATTAACAGCATGCCGGCAATCAGGGTGGTCAGCTGGCCAATTTGCACAGATATTGCTTTTCCGACTATAATCCCTAAGAATGGCATGATCATATGAAAGATGCCGACAACAAGTCCGATAAAGGCAATTCGCTTAAGTCTTAGTTGCTGCATTCCCATTCCTAAACTTACAGAAAATGCATCCATCCCCAGCGCAAATGACATAAATACTAATGAGACAATTTGGCCGATATGATATACCGCCATCCTCAACCCCCCTCGGACATGCTATTAGATAAATATGCGTGTCCGAAGTGGTTTATGCTGGAGATAGGTTTTTTGGCTAATTGTCACTAACGCTTTTCCTTATCCTGAATCACAACCTTATCATTACGCCGGAACGTAAACACTTGCTGCTTTTTTCAACCGGTTCATGATTGCCAGACCAATACCTTTTTCCGGGAATGCTTCACATACAATCAAATCCACATCCCCCTCTTTAAAGGTACGTAATGCATCATAAATATGAGCAGCAATATCCGTTAATGATTCCTTTGAGCCAAGGGAAATGACTTGATCGGCACATAGTCGTTCAGACGTTTCCTCACTTGCTATCACACCAATCTTCGCGTAATTCTCTCGTTCCTCGGCAATAACTTCAGCCAATTTTTCCGCCGGGCCTTCAATGAGCCACATCGGAACTTCTGGTGCATAATGGCGATATTTCATGCCGGGAGCTTTCGGCCGGCCAACCGCATTTGCCAGTGCCGGATCAACCATGACATCGCCAATAACTTCTTGCAGCTGTTCCTTGGTCACACCGCCGGGGCGCAGAATAATTGGAATTTCACTGGTGCAATCAATGACCGTCGACTCCACGCCAACACCTGTCGGACCACCATCAAGCAAACCGGCTATTTTTCCATTCAGATCCTGCCACACGTGATCAGCTGTTGTCGGACTCGGTTTGCCGGAGAGATTAGCACTAGGCGCAGCAATTGGCAAATCACATTTTCGCAAAAGCCGCTGGGCAACCGGATGGCTCGGGATCCTTACCCCAATTGTGGATTGTTCCGCTGTTACATTGGTTGCACAAGTTCCGTTGCTAGGTAAAATATATGTTAACGGACCGGGAGAAAATGTATCAATCAACTTATCCACAAATGTCGGGACTGTGGATACTAATTGTTGCAGTTGCGCTTTGGTTGCAACATGGGCAATGAGCGGGTTATCCGCCGGGCGTCCTTTCGCTGCAAAAATCTTTGCTACCGCTGTTTCACTTGTTGCATCCGCGCCAAGCCCGTAGACTGTCTCGGTCGGAAAAGCCACTGCCTCTCCGTTTTGCAGCAGTCCCGCCGCTTCATCGATCCCTTGTTGATTGCCACTATCTACAGCATTCCAACGTTTTGTTTCCATCGTATGTCGACCTCTTTTCCACAAATCTATCTCTCTTTATCAAAATGCTTATCCACAAGCAATAAAATTTATCCACATTATGCACAGGTGATGTCCATAAACTCTTAAAAAAAGTCTGACAGAAATGTTTGCCTGTTAGGGATTAGTTTTTCCAGTCGTTCAATAGCTTCAAGTTCTCCTGCTATAAGTTCTGCCTGATAGTAGTCTTTCGGGCGCCGGAAATTTAATAGCATACATGTCAATAGCTGGATCGAGCAATGAATAGCCTGTGTATCGTTCCCTTGTTCATCCATATTTACAGTTGTTTGTCCAGCTGCTATATCCAGTTGATAGGTTCCACTATTTTCCGGGAAAAATTCATCACTGACAACAAGTGTGAATTCTCCCTCGTCTTGAAATGGATATTCCTGTAAAAATTGCTGTACATCAACGATTCTCGCCATAAAATAAGGAGTAAGTTTCTGCTCAAATCGAGGCTCATCTAGCAATAATGGCAGGTTATCCCGTTCAGGTACGGTCAGTTCAACCTTATCGGCCATGGAATCATGGTTGGCAATAAAATGCAATAATTGTTTTTGTGCCTGTACATTGACATATGCCCATTCTTTGATGGTGAAAATGTTGCTTGTTACATCATAAATAATATATCCCTCAGGCTCATCCTGACGATTAAAGGTAGCAGCAATTTGATATTTTTTTGTCAACACCCGCTGCCTCCACCATGCCTCATCCCGGACAAGCATGCCATTAAAGGTGCTGGCATACTCGGAATAAATCTGCTGAAGTAATGGAATATCCGGCCCAATGCGACGTACATAACCACCGGAAAGGTTCCATTTTTTCTTTAGCCGCTTCATCGGAAGTGAATAATGTTGTCTCGTAAATGCATGCTCCCAGCCATATTTGCGGTAGAATGCAAACGAAAACGGATGAAGAAGGGAGATGCTTTGTCCATTTTCCTTCATCTTTACCAATGCGTGATAAAGCAAGTGTTTAACCATGCCCCGCCTGCGATATTCGGGCCATGACGCTACTCCGGCAATACCTCCCATCGCAAACGCTTTTCCATTTATGTAACAGGATAATGGAATCTGATGTACTTTTGCCGCCAGCTGTCCATCTTCCTTCCATCCCCAAATGGTGTCCTGCTTTATTTTTTCTTTTTCTTCGGATAATTCATCCGCCGACAGCTCACTTTGAAATGCAAATTGGTCCAGCGCCAAAACAGCATCAAAATCAGCCTCAGTTAATGTTTCAATGTGTTCCACAATATCCCCACCTATGTATGTTTCAACTATTTCATCATCATACCATTTTTGTCCACATTGTGCGATTTTGGTGGTTTAATTAATCCATGAAAAAGAAAAAACCTGCGGAAGTTATCCACAGGTTTGGTGTAATATGTTAAGTTATGCACAATATCAACAGCTGATATTCGTGTTATCCACGCGATCTTGTGAATAACTCATTTTTGATACGTTATATACCCACCAATTGCCTTCCTTCATTTGTTGACTATCCACAAATTCATTTTTCTTCTGTGGATGAAACTGTAATGCATCAAGCAACAAATCAACAACCGGCTGATGGCTGTGGACATATACACTTTTGGCATGTCGCTGTTTCGCAATGGCCAGTACTGATTCCAACAGTACCGCAAGTGAAGGGGCGCACTTTTTCGTAACATGAAGCTGTTTTAACCAATAAACACCCGGTTCCATCGGTTCCAGAATAAAACAACCTTCAATTTGTTGCTCGATTTCAACCACATAACCATGTTGCATTAATGCATTTCCATTAACATCCCGGTTTTGTTGTAAAAAATGTTCCACCTTTTCTATTGACACATGTTTTGTCGCTACTAGATTCATGTTTATCACCTCTATTAAATGTAATAGATTTTGCATGGTTCTTTTCTATGATTTTATGCAAAAGAACATGAATCTATGACAAACCAAGCCATTCAAACAAGAAAAATTTCACCTTGACCTCATCATCATCTGTTTCCTTCTGTTGTTTCTTTTCAACCTTGTCATCCTGTTGATCCGCACTGGAGGCCTCAGCAACCGTCGTTCCACTGGAAAAATCCAAAAAGCATAACGGCGGGAACAATACACACCACCAATTGGAACCTTCCCCTTCTCCAAGGGTAATTAACACGGCCTCATATTCCCCGGCAGGATACAAATAATTGCCGTATAATTTTGCCGGGAACGATACATTTTCCCCGTATTCCACTTGAAATGATTGTGATGCATTTTCCGCTTCCAATACGTTTTCAACGATCTGCTCAATTTCCGGCAGTTTCCCTTGTATCACTTTCCGCGCTTCATCAATGTCAGCAATGTTCTCAACCCATCCGGCAATTGATTTATTCACCGCATCACGTACTGTCTGCTTAACTTTCTGGTCCCCATCGCCATCACTATTTGCCAAAATCCGCAGTCGAATGGCATCATCCGGAATGACCTGATATCCCTGATCATTACTTGCTTGTTGAAACATGCCTTTGGTTGGCATCAATAAGAAAATAATTATAATAGCAAATACAAAAAATACTAGCTTCTTCATCATTTCCAGCCCTTTCCGATTGGATTTACAACCAGTATGGGCTTAGAAAAATGTTTTTAAACTAGTATTCTGGTAAAAATTTTATTTGTTAATAGATTGGTATTTGATTTATCCATCCAGGAGACTACATGCCCAAACGCGAGCCTTGTCCCTAACTGATTTTCGTGGAAATGATTCGATCCTTACCATTAATGTCCGGTATAATGGCTATTTCACTCTTTGGAAACTGTTGCAAAATCAGCTGTTGAACTGCTTTCCCCTGCTGATAACCGATCTCGAACGCCACCAGTGCCTGTTCCTTTAGTACATTCGGCAGTGACTTTACAATCGAACGGTAAGCTGCCAGCCCATTGTCCGCCGCAAATAAAGCAAGCGCCGGGTCATATTGTCTTACCGTATCAGACATGCTTGTTTTCTCGGATTCAGCGATATATGGCGGGTTCGAGACGATGATGTCCGCTTTTAATTGTTGGTCGATCAGCGGTTGTAAAAAATCCCCCTGTAAAA is a window of Lentibacillus daqui DNA encoding:
- the spoIIR gene encoding stage II sporulation protein R translates to MMKKLVFFVFAIIIIFLLMPTKGMFQQASNDQGYQVIPDDAIRLRILANSDGDGDQKVKQTVRDAVNKSIAGWVENIADIDEARKVIQGKLPEIEQIVENVLEAENASQSFQVEYGENVSFPAKLYGNYLYPAGEYEAVLITLGEGEGSNWWCVLFPPLCFLDFSSGTTVAEASSADQQDDKVEKKQQKETDDDEVKVKFFLFEWLGLS
- a CDS encoding manganese efflux pump MntP is translated as MAVYHIGQIVSLVFMSFALGMDAFSVSLGMGMQQLRLKRIAFIGLVVGIFHMIMPFLGIIVGKAISVQIGQLTTLIAGMLLIAIGSQMVFTAFNHEVKKIVKPAGIGLLFFSISVSMDSFSVGLSLGMSGVKTAIALLLFGAVSMVLTWIGLIVGKKVHGLIGVYGEILGGSILCGFGLNLVFG
- a CDS encoding GNAT family N-acetyltransferase, with product MEHIETLTEADFDAVLALDQFAFQSELSADELSEEKEKIKQDTIWGWKEDGQLAAKVHQIPLSCYINGKAFAMGGIAGVASWPEYRRRGMVKHLLYHALVKMKENGQSISLLHPFSFAFYRKYGWEHAFTRQHYSLPMKRLKKKWNLSGGYVRRIGPDIPLLQQIYSEYASTFNGMLVRDEAWWRQRVLTKKYQIAATFNRQDEPEGYIIYDVTSNIFTIKEWAYVNVQAQKQLLHFIANHDSMADKVELTVPERDNLPLLLDEPRFEQKLTPYFMARIVDVQQFLQEYPFQDEGEFTLVVSDEFFPENSGTYQLDIAAGQTTVNMDEQGNDTQAIHCSIQLLTCMLLNFRRPKDYYQAELIAGELEAIERLEKLIPNRQTFLSDFF
- a CDS encoding L-threonylcarbamoyladenylate synthase, producing the protein METKRWNAVDSGNQQGIDEAAGLLQNGEAVAFPTETVYGLGADATSETAVAKIFAAKGRPADNPLIAHVATKAQLQQLVSTVPTFVDKLIDTFSPGPLTYILPSNGTCATNVTAEQSTIGVRIPSHPVAQRLLRKCDLPIAAPSANLSGKPSPTTADHVWQDLNGKIAGLLDGGPTGVGVESTVIDCTSEIPIILRPGGVTKEQLQEVIGDVMVDPALANAVGRPKAPGMKYRHYAPEVPMWLIEGPAEKLAEVIAEERENYAKIGVIASEETSERLCADQVISLGSKESLTDIAAHIYDALRTFKEGDVDLIVCEAFPEKGIGLAIMNRLKKAASVYVPA